A region of the Apium graveolens cultivar Ventura chromosome 6, ASM990537v1, whole genome shotgun sequence genome:
AATCCTTGTAGAACTTTTGTATAAACTCCTCCGCTGCTTCATTCACGCAACTATCCTCTTGATGCACTTGACGTATAGGGTAAGGCGAGTCCGTTATCCTCACTACCGGACTCCTCCCGAACCCCGGATGCACAGACGCCGCCGCCACCTCATCACTTTGTAGCATCTCCAACGCCTTCATGACTGCAATATTCACACTCATTTCATCACCATCATCCAGTGTAGGCGTCGCGTAAGCACACGAGAAGAAACGATGACTACTGCTGCCACTGCGAGATTTAAGTCGAAAGAGAGGAGTGTCAGTGCAGCTGTATATGTACTCTCCGGGTAAGACATTGGAGGAGAGGTACTGGTGGCTGTCTACAACTGTGTCTTTGGCTTGGTGGTGCAACATGAATTTGTTCAAGGCCTTTCGGGCGAGCTTGCCACGCTTCATCATCATTTTAATACTAAGCATGAGTTTTGTATTGGATTTTTCTTTACGTAACATGAAATACAATGCACGTACCATGCTCCATACTTTCTTGGCCACTATTGCTCCACCTTCTTCCATTTTTTTTGTTTATATGTTTTTAATTTTTGTATTGAGGTAGATGATTGAATGAGTTTAGAGCCAAAGGTGTGGTGGGGGGGGGGGAGAATGAAAACGAAGAAGAGTTGGTTGAAGTGAGGAAGGGAAGTAGATGAAAGTATATAAAGACAAGTAAAGGTGCGAGACAACGTTACATTATTTGGTGCCTGAAAAGAGTACCCCTACTGCATGCTGCTTTGTCTTGTTTTGTTGGGTTCCAAAAGCAAACCCTACTGTAGTGCATTTGCATTTTTATTATTTATCATACTTTATTAATTAATATGACTCAAACTCCTGCATGCTCAATTATCAATGGAATTGTGACTCACATTTTCAACCAGGCCAATTATTGAAATTTGGTAACTGGTACCCAACGAAACTATTAAAACTCATCTGGCTACGTCGAAtctcgataaataattaaattttattatattattttttaatctTGTTGTTAATTATAATACTACTGTAAATGAATACATTAtcatatttatattattatatcaAAAACGGAACATTAAAATATTTGTTATTAGTTTGATTATTGATATCTTATTCTACAACCGTTAAATTATCTTTTTTGAAGAAACAACCGTTAAgtatttaaaatcaaattaatGGTTAGTGTTCgctaaatttaatttaaaaaattattataataagATGTAATGTTCGAAATTCAATTACAATATAATAAAATTAtcatatataatattaaatatatcaCGATTAAAATAATAGGGGATCGTGCACGGATTATATACTAATACTATACTAATACTTTTTTATTAGGCATAGAATGTTGTGCACTATATATATACAATACCTTTTGAAATTTTTTACAGAATTTTACGGTTACCCTATAGAATATTATTACCATAATCTTAATTGCAATATGTTCTTATACATGATACTTCTTGGTCTCATTTTTGTTATTCTTTACATTTTTTCATGCCCCAAAATAATTGTTcaatttaataattattgtaaaataaaagataaatataaggtaaataaaattaaataaaaggtaaaaaatgttagtttttattatgataattattattttatttgatttaattatatCAAACATGAACatagattgatacacaagaaaCATGAAGGAGGGAGTATAATTTTCCAGAATAAATGTGAGGGTTCAAATACTAATTTTTGTCGCAAATTAACTCCCCAAACAAGAGTACACCTTTATTACCAAATTCACATAACCAAGCTTGTAAGATATTGTAAGATAGTATTTCACAAAAGTTAACTTTGAAAAGAGATATTTTATAAAGTTCCACTACTAGGTAAGGGTCAAACCGACATTAAGAAGATGAAACCGTCTTTTTACCAAAAAAAAAAAAGTTAAACCGTGTGCTCGTACGTAGTGGGGAACTTAAGATTTGTGCAATATAATACATATATTCCGCATGGCATATTGTGCATTATGCAAAAGCGGCGCCCTTTGTATTAACGTCATTAAGAAACCCAAGTCCCAATTGTGCATGTTTTCTTTTTGTAACAAATCAGTCATGTGTTTTTCTCTTTTGAAATCAATTAAGCATGTTTTAGTTGCCTGAATTGGGCAACATTTCTTTGTTCCCAATTACTCTTGACGTTTCTTAACAAAGAAGATATGTTGAGCCAGGCGTCCGTTTTCCTGAGTGACATTTTTTTTACTGACAACAGCTATATATACATATTCGAAGCAATACTTTAAAGTACATCGGTCTACAAAGTAGAAGTAGGTGATGTGAATAGAATCTGGTTATAAAGCAGTTTCTGATATTGTTTCTCACTCTTGAAGATATAATAATATGATCCTCATCCCTTAACTACAAGTTTTAGAAGAACCCCTAACCTAACATGATCATATTATATGTTTAATATTGCTACGAAGATTTTGGATGTCACGACTTCACCAAGTAATTCTGAAATGGGAAACACTACTGCATTAGGAAACAATTGCAGACAGCATACATATATCCAAGTCCCAAATGAAGCAGTGGAATATATAGGGTTCTAACTCAAGTTTCATGTCTTAGACCATCATCATCAACATAAAAGGAAACAAATTTACAAGTTTTGAAAAGATCCTTGCTCAACAAGAAGGAAATACAAAGGTGAATATGTCTTTAATACCAGATAGTCTACTCAGACGAATGACCAATTCATGAACATAAAGCAGATGCAATGGGCGTTTTCTTCTTCATTCAGCACTTTCCATGCCAGTGCTCGTTCATACGAAATTGGTCTGCTCATGCTGGACAAACATATGCCACCTTGGAGGCAAGCAAAGCCCTGACAAATACATAGTAACACAAAAAGGAGATCATGTCAGGTGTTGCAATGAAATTTAACTGTTACTACTTTTAGTTGTGGTAGAGAAGTGCCTGCCTTACAACTATAGATATCTTCAAGAAAACTTATTTAAAGATTTTACAATGTAATTAGGAGATTATATTTTCCAGCACTACAATGTATGAAGTTCTGATAGTTCCCGTCTGTTTATTCTCTTTAATCTTTTCTCTGTAATACTTTTCCACATccttattttcaaaaaaaaaaaaaactcaCCTGCTGCATTATCTGTGGCAGCTGGGAGGAAAGACTCTTTCTTCCATTGTCATCGAAGATTTTCTCTAAAGTGATGTCCTGAAGGGCCACTAGGGTTGTCTCCAGCATGTCAAGACCCGACTGGTTCGCAAAGTTAAAAACTGGCATTGCCTGCAAAATTTCAAAACATAATAAATAAGATTCAGAGATAAGAGAGCTTGGAATTCTTGCACTTGAAAAATAAATCATCACATCTCAGGTAAGTTTTATTAGACAAGGATTGGAAACGAGAGAAATAGAATATGTATGTACAATGTATACAAGTGTTCTATGTTGAGACTTGAAAGTAGTAGAAATTTTATATGTACTATGTATACAAGTGTGAATTGCGATACACATTAATGTGCTGCTAATAAAAGAAACAAACCTTTATGGAGCAGCAAAGGACTGCATCTGGGTGGTGCCACAGAGTTTTAAGGATCGAATCACTTCCTTCGCCAGCAGATTTGACTAGTTCAGAACCCAAGTAACACCTAAAAAGATAAAAACAATAAGTTTCACATTCCATATCTAACTTTGAAAAGTTCAGAATTAGACTCCACTCACCCTACCAAATACAGATCCTTCTATCATATATCAAAAGACTTTAATGCTATAAAACAGATGTTAACTGTGTCAGGACACTTGTATCTGATTATTTGAATTGTTAGGCAGTCAGATAGGCCTAACAAACACCAAGTTTGCAACTTGTAACTGACCGCTCCTTAAAAGGCTTGATTAATGTAGGAAGATACACAAAGAAATAATAAGTTGAAGCTTCTAACAAACAAATTAGTAATTTGAAAGGTAAAAGCCAAGTTCAACAGGTCTTCAACAGCAGCAAAAATGAGCCAGCGAGAAGAGAGAACAAAATCTGGGAGCACAATTACTAGGCTAGCATAAACAGGAAGCACAACAAACAAaagattttttaatttttatgcGTTGTTTAATTTCATCCAATTAATTTTGTGTGTTTCTCTGTATCATATGATAAGATCACTGGAATACGAGGAAGGCTGCAGCTTTTGTAGCTATGTGCTTGTATATCATACTTTAACGTTTTAAATACTAATACAATGCAAAAAATTTAAACACAACAAACTTATAGTATGGGTCTTTTCTAACTTTTATAACattagagcaagtccaatgcaaTGTCAAACTCGATTGCACTGCTATAATTTGGAACCAAATGCGGAGAAAAAACAGCACTCTAAAGGAGTTGCATAACTGGATGCAAATGTGTGGTTTCAAATTTGCTACCAAGGCAAGGATACATATATGCATCCGGCCACATTTGTAATTGACCTTTATTGAAATGAATGTTGGTGTACTGATAGCAGTGATGAAATGCTAATTTAATTTGGAATGATTTGGTTGCAAAATGCAACTAGAACTGGAGTTCAAgttctactttagcatcaaaaAGCGTTTTTCGGTGCTATAGTGTAATAGCTATAGACATTTTGTATCTAGCAATAGACTTGCTTTTACTATATGGTATTTTACTGTCAATTGCATCATAAAGATGAGCGCAATTTAAGAAAATTTGGAGCTATTGCACTGCAGTATTCATATACATTCCAAGAATCAGTGTAAAGTAATATGGCAGCATATATCATGGCAAAATTCAAAAAAGTATATTATGTATATCACAAAATTGAGATATCTTATAGGAATAACATCTACATTTTTTGGACGAGGAAATGTGACAAACCTGTAACTATGGCAAACCCATCGTGCAAGTGTATGTGCTTCTGGAGTCCCTAGTGATGGTAGAAGACTACCATAAACATTAAGGTGAGATGGAGACAATGCTAAGGCTACCCTCTGAACTGATGAAATTACACTGCGAACATATTGACGAGCCATAGATGCCACAGTATCTTGCATGTGGCTCTCACATGCAAATTCAAAAGCTATTGTCATCACGGATCTTGTACTGCCACTGGCATCATTATATTCACCAAATCCTTTATTAACTGCCGACCCAACCTCAAGAGCCGAAGCAAGATCAAGGGTGCGACTAGGGCTGGATGAATCCTGCATAATTTAGTATTGTTAGAGAATATTTGAAGTGTCGTTGAAACAAATACAAAACAACAAACTGGAAATTTTTCTGTACAGGTGGCTATAGCAAAAAACAAAGGAACAGAAAAGAGAACGAGAAAGGGAATACAGTGATCCCACATACCTTTTTACTGTCAAGACATATGATACGAAAACCAGAAGGTAAAAGTGGTGCATCATCAGCAAAAGAAGGATCTATGGGAGCAAATATGAGTTCAGCACATGTTCCAACTGCACTTTCATCCATTCCACCACATAGCTGTCAAATAAACATAAAGAAAAATAATACATTAGCAACTCATTGAATCATTAAGCAAGACAAACAAATATATTGATATTAAGATAAGTGAAAAATCAGTACTGCCAAAAATTACAAGTGGAAGTTAACAAATGCAGATAATATGTTAATCCCATATCACAGCCACTTTATTAGATTGATAACAGCAGTACCCAAACAAAAAAGGAAATGTCAGAACTACACCTGTAAGAGAAACATGTCTCTAGGCATTATCGAGTCTTCAACACAGGGGACACCACCTTCCAGCTTGACAACCTCCAGTAACTACAAGCTCAAAGGGAGAATGTCATTTAGTTTTGATGATCTAAATTACAGTAAGTAATAACTGCATGTAACAtcccaaaaacaagaaaaaccacCACTTGCCTCTTCATGCTCGATTGTGTGGGCCAGGGGAAGAGTAACCTGACTCCCAGTACTTCCCATTCGGGACCCTGGGAAGCTGCAAGGACCAACTTTAACAGCTGCAGCCGAGTATGCATCGACATTACAATCAGCCCATTCTGATCTGTGTTCTCGCAGAAACCTTACGAGTATTGCAGGAGGCACATTCTGGATGAATAGGGATGTTACAAAAAAATAGTTATAGTGAGACTGCAGTAATGCAAATCTGTATGCTGACAAATAGTATTGAACTATCTGCTTGCTAAACTGTTGTTGTACTCAAGATAGTATAATATACCATCACTAAAGACTGACCCCCTCTCTCTATCTTCCTCTCTTATACTTACAAGTAATATATTAGAAATCTGTAATATACCACATGAACTAACAGTTTATTATAACCTAAATAGACAGACATACTATCCTTGAGCAACCTAatttaattttcttaaaaaaatattaatatatatcacTGACTGAAACAGAATAATGTCGAAAATGTAATTGAAGCGCCAGACAGTGCATCATTAGTGTCTAGTGATATAAGGTACTTAGTGAGTAGCTGAGGGGATATTTCATAGATAAATTTAAATTTACTTGAATGTCTATGAATAATCAGTCAAATGATAACATGACTTGCAGCTAACCTGCAGAAGCATTGACGCTTTTGCGCACAGCACCACATGGCCGATGGCTGGAAGTCCATTTGAGAAGGACATGCTTAAACCCATTAATTTGTCTGGAGAAGAGTTCACAAGGATAGTGACATCATCCATTCCATCAGTTCCCATCAAGGACCATCCCTCATCGGCAAATCCATTTATGGCCTCATTGAAACCCCTGCCGTGTCAGATATATTATAGATTATATAGAGCAACAGCAACACAATGCACCAGTGTTACTAATTACGAAAGATAGGCCAACCTGCTCAATTTATGGCTTAGTGCTCTTAGAGCTGCAGGTTGGCGGCCCCAATTTGTTGCACTGGACTGAGAAACCTCCAGAGATATCTGCTTTAAATGTCGTAAAGCCTGAAGGAAAAAAAATCAAGATGGTGATATTAAGTGGTGAAGTTGTCAAAACCAAAAAAGTTCAGAATGCATCATTAAAAGAGATGAAGTCATACCGCCATGGTAGTCTTCTGAGCTAGTACTGTTGATGATTCATACAGTGGTCGCATTACTTCAGGCACATTCCACGCCTATTATATAATTCATAGAAAAATAAGTATAACAAGTACCAATAGTCTGGTATGTATTAGGCAGCTAATTGCTTTACGTACTTCCAAATTCATATGATCGACGATGTGAATAACTGAACCGCCTCCATCACAAGGTCTGATAAGATATCCACTGGGCAATATTTCAGCTCGTGTAAAACTAAGCACCGGCGGCATGCTGCTATTCTGAGTATTGCTGAGAGATCTTTCACAGACCTAGGCATCAGCCAATTGGCAAGGTAAGCAGGTGAAGTATGCAAATTAGTAATAAGGGATATGTCAGAAAGACTTGTATTCAAATCAAGGCTGAAGCATAATATTTACTTACCACTAGGCTACCGTCCTCCATAACAGTTGTATAACGTAATAGCCAAAAGTCACGAGCCGGAGCTAAAGTTGTTGGCGCATAGAGCTACAACAGTAAAGATATTTAGAAGGCTACAATCATGCATTAACAGAATAAAATTCACATCTATCGGCAATTATAGGATAACTATCAACCACCTGCATGTATAAAACTTCAATGGTGCCACCATTGGCAGTAGGTAACACATTCAGAACATCCACTGCTCGGCAATCACGGAACCAAGCAGGACGATCTTTGAGGATCTCTGATACCTGAATACAAGAAAAATTAGCCTTATTAAAAGCTCAAAATCAGAGCATCGTGCTGCTAGAAATGAATACCAAGAAAAAGTACTTACCCTTGTAGGTTCTAAACCCACGAGGCCACAGGCTCGTGCTGCCACACCAGGGCAACCATGAGAAATAGCAATGATTCCAATGGAATCCGGACCAGGCTACGAACAAAATATATGAAAATCATTTTAGCCAACCAAACTGATTAAATTAAACAATCTGACAGCTCCCTCCCCATCACATATCCAAAAATAAGACCAGAACAGATGGAACTTCTGTTCTTGCAATAACACCTTTATATTAACATTCTACTTTTGTATATATTTTCCTTCTAATAagttaataaaaaataaaattctaaGCAAAAACTTAAAAAAAAAATAGGTCAATGAACAAAAAAGAGATAATATGTATTTACTATGTATCTGTATAACAAACAAGACGGCAAACAAAATCCCTGCTCCCACCCTCAAGATTGCTGAGTGACTTAGATGTCAATACAGGTTGCAGCCAATGCACATAGATTTGTTGTGTATATTCAATAATTCAAACATGTATTACCTTCATTCCAGGCATTTGGACCCACTCAACAGCTGTTCCAGTAGCCTTTGAAAGAAACTCTGTTAAAGTCTCTTCTGCAATGGACAAAAGCCTGAAAATAATACAAATACTGAAAATTTATAAACCAGTCACAATTTCACCGTGATGAGGCTGTCAAAAGAGCACTATAGCAAAATGAAAAGTATCCAACATAATACAACTCCACTAACCCTGCAGGACTAGCATCTCTAGGGGGATGCTGAGATGTCAAGTGTTGTTGACTGCTTGTAACCACAGATTCACAACTGGAATCTTTGGAGGGAAGGGAAGCCTGCAAAAATAGCACTCAATTTTCATCAAAATGTGATCAGACAACTATTAATTTAAAAGGTGACTATAGTTGAAGATACATCACTCACATTTTGTGTATGTTGACGAAAGTAGCCATTCTCATACACCAAGTGCGACACCTGCTTCTGCAATCTATCATTTTCTTCCATCAAAAGCTTGTTCATAGCATTCAGCTTTCTGTTTACTGATTGAAGCCGTGATGCCTCTTTCCTCTGTTTCTCTCTGCACCTGAACATCAAAAACCATTCCAATTCCATGTTATTAACCACAACAGATCTCTTATTGTAAAAGCATAGAGCTATATTCTATCAACACACTGCAAAGGATTATTACAATATACAGATtatcaaataatttaagattatTGCTGTGTAGGAAAAACTCGGCAAAAAGGAAGACGTAAGATTTCCCGATGATATGAAAGGGGCTAAATTATACCTTCGATTCTGAAACCAAACTTTGATCTGCTTCGTTTCAATGTTAGACAGTATTGGGCAGTCCCTGATGAGCTGCTGGCGACGAATAGAACTGGGCTTTGGGCATTCATGATAAACACGCTCAAGGGCTTCAACCTGCTCAGGTGTGTATCGGACATACTTGCCATTGTCCATAACTCCCTTCCCATCCTTGCAGGACATTGACATCATTTTTTACAAACCTCAAACCCCGGCTAAAAAGACCCTCCCACCAAAACAATAGCTCCAAGATTAGACTCAAGAAAGCACCTTTCTTTGTATGCACAATTAATCCCACACATGAAACCTAGTAATGAAGCACAAATTAAGCTCAAGTGGGTTCAGTCTTTTAAGCACTCCAATATAAAACACTTTTCAGCTAGACAAGTAAAAT
Encoded here:
- the LOC141665373 gene encoding uncharacterized protein LOC141665373 → MEEGGAIVAKKVWSMVRALYFMLRKEKSNTKLMLSIKMMMKRGKLARKALNKFMLHHQAKDTVVDSHQYLSSNVLPGEYIYSCTDTPLFRLKSRSGSSSHRFFSCAYATPTLDDGDEMSVNIAVMKALEMLQSDEVAAASVHPGFGRSPVVRITDSPYPIRQVHQEDSCVNEAAEEFIQKFYKDLKKQT
- the LOC141666460 gene encoding homeobox-leucine zipper protein ATHB-15-like; the encoded protein is MMSMSCKDGKGVMDNGKYVRYTPEQVEALERVYHECPKPSSIRRQQLIRDCPILSNIETKQIKVWFQNRRCREKQRKEASRLQSVNRKLNAMNKLLMEENDRLQKQVSHLVYENGYFRQHTQNASLPSKDSSCESVVTSSQQHLTSQHPPRDASPAGLLSIAEETLTEFLSKATGTAVEWVQMPGMKPGPDSIGIIAISHGCPGVAARACGLVGLEPTRVSEILKDRPAWFRDCRAVDVLNVLPTANGGTIEVLYMQLYAPTTLAPARDFWLLRYTTVMEDGSLVVCERSLSNTQNSSMPPVLSFTRAEILPSGYLIRPCDGGGSVIHIVDHMNLEAWNVPEVMRPLYESSTVLAQKTTMAALRHLKQISLEVSQSSATNWGRQPAALRALSHKLSRGFNEAINGFADEGWSLMGTDGMDDVTILVNSSPDKLMGLSMSFSNGLPAIGHVVLCAKASMLLQNVPPAILVRFLREHRSEWADCNVDAYSAAAVKVGPCSFPGSRMGSTGSQVTLPLAHTIEHEELLEVVKLEGGVPCVEDSIMPRDMFLLQLCGGMDESAVGTCAELIFAPIDPSFADDAPLLPSGFRIICLDSKKDSSSPSRTLDLASALEVGSAVNKGFGEYNDASGSTRSVMTIAFEFACESHMQDTVASMARQYVRSVISSVQRVALALSPSHLNVYGSLLPSLGTPEAHTLARWVCHSYRCYLGSELVKSAGEGSDSILKTLWHHPDAVLCCSIKAMPVFNFANQSGLDMLETTLVALQDITLEKIFDDNGRKSLSSQLPQIMQQGFACLQGGICLSSMSRPISYERALAWKVLNEEENAHCICFMFMNWSFV